A genome region from Vibrio tapetis subsp. tapetis includes the following:
- a CDS encoding ComEC/Rec2 family competence protein translates to MNKIFITYLATFLLSALSFRSFAMVDIRVVDVGPGLCVLATDTVNDKHVLYDAGRWTNSYCYDYVVDKVERDISLVVISHLDSDHFSNLPDILEQKKAELIVHTGYKRRKTTWHAANHAIAMGAKRGSTVINLQSTSLDMMVSPIVIGDMTIDFVYGLGEWDVNKGRLSESHLRNALSIVVRLSAHGKEVLLAGDTVGRHDGDPQDSCLYAEQDMVTAVTRDKLEADVLIAPHHGADNASSSCFLEAVSPTYVIYSAGHSYKHPREVTARRTLTTLGIPQTNMFRTDRGDDEGDLEWDFQRIPGCSDQAGDDDVAIELSATSLHVSYVNPLNECG, encoded by the coding sequence TTGAATAAAATATTTATCACCTATTTAGCAACCTTCTTGCTGTCAGCTCTATCATTTCGCTCTTTTGCTATGGTCGATATAAGAGTTGTTGATGTTGGCCCAGGTTTATGTGTTCTCGCGACTGATACTGTGAACGATAAGCATGTTCTGTATGATGCTGGACGCTGGACCAATAGTTATTGCTATGACTATGTTGTAGATAAAGTCGAAAGAGATATATCTCTAGTTGTGATTAGTCACTTGGATTCGGATCACTTTAGTAACTTGCCAGATATATTAGAACAAAAGAAAGCTGAACTTATTGTTCATACTGGATATAAACGAAGAAAGACAACTTGGCATGCTGCAAACCATGCAATCGCTATGGGAGCGAAGAGGGGCTCTACGGTTATTAACTTGCAATCTACCTCATTAGATATGATGGTATCTCCAATAGTCATTGGTGATATGACTATCGATTTTGTGTACGGGCTAGGTGAGTGGGATGTGAACAAAGGACGACTTTCAGAAAGTCATTTACGTAATGCTCTAAGTATTGTCGTTAGGTTGTCTGCTCATGGTAAAGAAGTTCTTTTGGCTGGAGATACAGTCGGTAGACATGATGGAGACCCTCAAGATTCATGTTTGTATGCTGAACAAGATATGGTTACAGCTGTTACACGTGACAAATTAGAGGCTGATGTTCTTATTGCTCCTCACCATGGTGCAGATAATGCGAGCTCAAGTTGTTTTCTGGAAGCAGTGAGCCCTACATATGTGATTTATTCTGCTGGTCATAGCTATAAGCACCCCAGAGAGGTAACTGCTAGAAGAACATTAACAACTCTTGGAATTCCTCAGACTAATATGTTTAGAACAGACAGAGGCGATGATGAGGGAGACTTAGAATGGGATTTTCAAAGGATTCCTGGCTGCTCAGACCAAGCTGGTGATGACGATGTTGCCATAGAGCTCTCGGCTACAAGTTTACACGTTTCTTATGTAAATCCTCTTAATGAATGTGGATAA
- a CDS encoding integrase repeat-containing protein, with protein MNNKYKTIEEASIAAIKLLDNLSIHKRSASSYRQHYKNDPKLPSSPETYYTDFNTWLTFLGTDKSYPTAKETLESFRNLIGKAKPTKSAYLAIYQLDTKLPKDPELQYNLPHWQAFLWQRFYQSWQEASKAALYLLKKYPLTKSRYIEHYKQDPKLPSNPDKHYSDFPGWSTFLAQPIPQALSKAELIDYCYEHELWTLKSYLEKAKYNNQLPKRPVNFYGHKSYAELLKLHYFSLAETRQYCALKRIRNLGEYKSHARNHPRLKVNPTQIDQYKNANDILWKAHDFQNLIDLEMEGWARL; from the coding sequence ATGAATAACAAATACAAAACTATAGAAGAGGCGTCCATTGCTGCTATCAAGCTCTTAGATAACCTGTCTATTCATAAACGGTCGGCCTCGAGCTATAGGCAACATTACAAAAATGACCCTAAATTACCTTCGAGTCCCGAGACCTATTACACTGATTTCAATACATGGCTGACATTCTTAGGCACAGATAAAAGTTATCCAACAGCAAAAGAAACACTTGAGAGTTTTAGAAACCTAATAGGCAAGGCAAAGCCAACTAAATCAGCATACTTAGCCATCTACCAGTTAGACACAAAACTCCCCAAAGATCCTGAACTTCAATATAACCTACCTCATTGGCAAGCATTCTTATGGCAACGTTTTTATCAATCTTGGCAAGAGGCATCTAAAGCAGCTTTATACCTTCTAAAGAAGTATCCTTTAACAAAATCTCGTTATATTGAACACTATAAGCAAGACCCAAAACTTCCATCTAATCCAGATAAACATTATTCAGACTTCCCGGGTTGGAGCACCTTTTTAGCTCAGCCTATCCCCCAAGCTCTCTCGAAAGCAGAGCTTATTGATTATTGTTATGAGCACGAATTATGGACACTCAAAAGCTATTTAGAAAAGGCAAAATATAACAATCAGTTACCTAAACGGCCTGTTAATTTCTATGGCCATAAGTCTTATGCTGAACTTCTAAAACTGCACTACTTTTCACTAGCAGAAACTAGGCAGTATTGTGCCCTGAAAAGAATTCGTAATCTCGGAGAGTACAAAAGCCATGCACGCAACCACCCTAGATTAAAAGTCAACCCAACACAGATTGACCAGTATAAGAATGCTAACGATATATTGTGGAAAGCTCATGATTTTCAGAATCTGATAGATCTGGAAATGGAAGGATGGGCGAGGCTGTAA
- a CDS encoding S8 family peptidase → MSKAEAYSQAVVRKNPPPGDKLVPYTYFQAKGRIGRQLTETISRIDTLPPDTTPNEEVVTKLTLHPSFLARSFFPKSILEKYELKCVGSKEVFITPEMKATKTQEEQGVLSSSLLYVAGQKEQFSKLLDDIACDVLDDDSLDDLIKLEDISLFESLEKLAPSTETGPSTSELVYEIVLHASSSQDYILESFCRYIDNLGGHVYKDKTRTVKGLTFCFVKTCASNITPLANFAYVRVVRPIPELTISEQGSDFKKIDSLSFGTEKDLSSGPHSNIAIFDGGLFQGDCNNPYIRYFDLTHQHVDIEDNYLHGSRVTSAIVYGDVGDTDSQSRNILSVDHYKVYCHQDNLDVGLVDVLDRLVNVLKSRKYKFVNISLGPKVPCPDDEPSLWTSTLDELAATGETLFVVAVGNEGIYLNTDLKGLARIQPPADMLNGLSIGAANSRNKNWERASYSCVGPGRRPGYIKPDALFFGGEEDEKVKLLSLSDYSTNEITGTSIAAPLALRLAALIDMTTNGELNVATIRALLIHSTGKNDVDRKECGWGRIESNIENILYCDDNKVTFIYQGVLTKSSGIRASVPCPQNTPYIGGMIEMDATVCFYTDIDQQHTVSYTRAGLEITFRPNFEKLGKDSSEAKTRSLFNKKNILGDEPTFRRDAHLWETCYKVHDRMRASSLKEPMLDIKYLARDEGHSRSAAEMRKLPPLYYSLIVTVQTNTEYDLYGDVVNEFQLLTPLEVDLDAIVNV, encoded by the coding sequence TTGTCCAAAGCAGAGGCCTACTCACAAGCAGTGGTCAGAAAGAATCCACCTCCAGGTGATAAATTGGTTCCATATACTTACTTTCAAGCTAAGGGAAGAATAGGACGACAGCTTACAGAAACAATTTCTAGAATTGATACATTGCCACCGGATACTACTCCGAATGAAGAAGTTGTTACGAAGTTAACTTTACATCCTAGCTTTTTGGCCAGGTCATTTTTTCCTAAGAGCATTCTGGAAAAATATGAACTGAAATGTGTCGGTAGTAAGGAAGTTTTCATTACTCCTGAAATGAAAGCAACAAAAACACAAGAGGAGCAGGGTGTTCTCTCTAGTTCATTATTATATGTTGCTGGCCAAAAAGAACAGTTTAGTAAGTTACTTGATGATATTGCTTGTGATGTTCTTGATGACGACTCTTTAGATGATTTAATCAAGTTAGAGGATATTTCACTATTTGAAAGCTTAGAGAAGTTGGCTCCTTCAACTGAGACAGGACCTTCAACCTCTGAATTAGTGTATGAGATAGTCCTACATGCATCCTCATCTCAAGACTATATTCTTGAGAGCTTTTGTCGATACATTGATAACTTAGGTGGGCATGTTTACAAAGATAAAACTAGAACTGTCAAAGGTTTAACTTTTTGTTTTGTTAAAACTTGCGCGAGTAATATAACTCCACTCGCTAATTTTGCGTATGTACGAGTTGTAAGGCCGATACCTGAACTGACTATTAGCGAGCAAGGCTCAGATTTTAAAAAAATAGATAGTTTGAGTTTTGGGACTGAGAAAGATTTAAGCTCTGGTCCACATTCTAATATTGCGATTTTTGATGGGGGGCTTTTTCAAGGCGATTGTAATAACCCTTATATTCGATATTTTGACCTTACACACCAACATGTTGATATAGAAGATAATTACTTGCATGGTTCTCGTGTTACGTCAGCCATTGTCTATGGTGACGTAGGTGATACCGATTCTCAATCGCGTAACATTTTATCTGTGGATCATTATAAGGTTTATTGCCACCAAGATAACCTTGATGTCGGTTTAGTTGATGTTCTTGATAGGCTTGTAAACGTCTTGAAGTCGAGGAAATATAAGTTTGTAAATATTAGCTTGGGACCTAAAGTCCCATGTCCTGATGATGAGCCTAGTTTGTGGACCTCAACACTAGACGAGCTAGCGGCTACAGGTGAAACACTGTTTGTAGTTGCAGTAGGAAATGAAGGTATATATCTAAATACTGATTTAAAGGGGCTTGCTCGAATCCAACCTCCGGCCGATATGTTAAATGGATTAAGTATCGGAGCTGCAAACTCAAGAAACAAGAACTGGGAGAGAGCTTCATATAGTTGTGTAGGTCCCGGTCGTCGTCCAGGTTATATCAAACCTGACGCATTGTTTTTTGGTGGGGAAGAAGACGAAAAAGTTAAGTTACTGTCTTTAAGTGATTATTCTACGAATGAAATCACGGGCACTTCTATTGCTGCTCCGCTCGCACTTCGTTTAGCTGCATTGATTGATATGACAACTAATGGCGAGCTAAATGTAGCGACTATTCGAGCTTTGCTTATCCACTCAACTGGAAAAAATGACGTTGATAGGAAAGAGTGTGGCTGGGGAAGAATCGAAAGCAACATAGAAAATATACTGTATTGCGATGACAATAAGGTGACTTTCATCTATCAAGGGGTGTTAACGAAGAGCAGTGGTATTCGAGCTTCAGTACCATGCCCGCAGAATACTCCTTATATCGGTGGAATGATCGAGATGGATGCGACAGTGTGCTTTTATACCGATATAGATCAGCAGCATACGGTTAGCTATACCAGGGCTGGATTGGAGATCACTTTTAGACCAAATTTTGAAAAGTTAGGAAAGGATAGCTCTGAAGCGAAAACTAGGTCTCTTTTCAATAAAAAGAATATCTTAGGTGATGAGCCGACTTTTAGGCGCGATGCCCATCTATGGGAGACGTGTTATAAGGTACATGATAGAATGAGGGCATCTTCGTTGAAAGAACCTATGCTAGATATCAAGTATTTAGCCAGAGACGAAGGGCACTCTCGCTCAGCTGCGGAGATGCGTAAGCTTCCGCCACTTTACTACTCATTGATCGTTACCGTACAAACTAATACTGAATATGATTTGTACGGTGATGTTGTGAATGAATTTCAACTATTAACACCCTTAGAGGTAGATTTAGATGCTATTGTTAACGTATAG
- a CDS encoding IS256 family transposase, giving the protein MNKKELEAFAKEAAKGIKTPEDLTEFSQMLKKITVEAALNAEMDEHLGYEKHQPSRSNNSRNGKSSKRVKTEDGEFELDTPRDRLGSFDPKLVKKHQSRFTSMDDKILWLYAQGMSTRDIVNAFDEWYGAEISPSLVSRVTNAVIEEIVEWQSRPLDAIYPIVYLDCIVVKIRQDKRIINKSIFLALGINTDGQKELMGMWIAENEGAKFWLSVLTELNQRGVEDILIACVDGLKGFPDAINTVFPQTHIQLCIVHMVRNSLKYVSWKDYKAVTADLKRVYRSTTEDEALLELERFGEVWDGQYPQISKSWRNHWQNLNTLFNYPEDIRRAIYTTNAIESLNSVIRKALKKRKIFPNDEAATKMVYLAIKDASKKWTMPIQNWRQAMSRFIIEFEERLDKHVN; this is encoded by the coding sequence ATGAACAAGAAAGAGCTTGAAGCTTTCGCCAAGGAAGCAGCAAAAGGAATTAAAACCCCTGAGGACTTAACTGAGTTCAGCCAAATGCTGAAAAAAATTACGGTTGAGGCCGCACTCAATGCGGAAATGGATGAGCATCTTGGCTATGAAAAACACCAACCCTCTAGATCGAATAATAGCCGCAATGGAAAGAGTAGCAAACGCGTAAAAACCGAAGATGGCGAGTTTGAACTCGATACACCTCGGGATCGCCTTGGCTCGTTTGACCCCAAGCTAGTCAAAAAACACCAATCACGATTTACCTCTATGGATGACAAAATCTTGTGGCTCTACGCCCAAGGAATGAGTACGCGCGACATCGTAAACGCTTTCGATGAGTGGTACGGTGCGGAGATATCACCCAGCCTCGTATCGCGCGTCACAAATGCGGTGATAGAAGAAATAGTGGAGTGGCAATCAAGGCCACTCGATGCCATTTATCCTATCGTTTATCTCGATTGTATTGTGGTCAAGATCCGTCAAGACAAGCGTATCATCAATAAGTCGATTTTCCTTGCTTTAGGTATTAACACCGATGGTCAGAAAGAGCTAATGGGCATGTGGATAGCCGAAAACGAGGGGGCTAAGTTTTGGCTGAGTGTTCTAACTGAACTCAATCAACGTGGTGTTGAAGATATCCTTATTGCGTGTGTAGATGGATTGAAGGGCTTTCCTGACGCTATCAATACTGTCTTCCCCCAAACGCATATTCAGCTTTGTATCGTCCATATGGTGCGGAACTCATTGAAGTATGTGTCTTGGAAAGACTATAAGGCGGTGACTGCCGACCTGAAACGAGTGTATCGCTCTACTACAGAAGATGAGGCTCTACTCGAACTGGAGCGCTTTGGCGAAGTCTGGGATGGGCAATATCCGCAAATATCTAAGTCCTGGCGCAATCACTGGCAGAACCTCAACACGCTCTTCAACTACCCAGAAGATATCCGTAGAGCCATCTACACAACCAATGCTATTGAGTCTCTCAATAGCGTGATCCGTAAAGCACTAAAAAAGCGGAAGATCTTCCCTAACGATGAGGCCGCAACCAAAATGGTGTACTTAGCAATCAAAGACGCCAGCAAGAAATGGACGATGCCCATTCAAAACTGGCGTCAGGCTATGAGTCGGTTTATTATCGAGTTCGAGGAACGTCTCGATAAACACGTTAACTAA
- the rsmD gene encoding 16S rRNA (guanine(966)-N(2))-methyltransferase RsmD — MQRRRQQNPSQNKNSTGVVRIISGLWRGRKLPVHDAEGLRPTTDRVKETLFNWLAQDIPHAKCLDLFAGSGGLGFESASRQAELVTMLELNPKAYQQLCDNCQALKANNIDVIKTDTLQYLAKQGEAYDVVFIDPPFHKGLLSEVIILLEQNGWLAPNAMIYIETEKALAIDSLPPHWYAHREKTAGQVSYRLFERKVQ; from the coding sequence ATGCAAAGACGTCGTCAGCAAAACCCATCACAAAATAAAAACTCTACAGGCGTTGTTCGCATCATTAGCGGCTTGTGGCGTGGTCGAAAACTTCCTGTTCATGATGCCGAAGGATTGAGACCAACGACAGATCGCGTTAAAGAAACACTCTTTAATTGGCTAGCTCAGGATATCCCTCACGCCAAATGCTTGGATCTATTTGCAGGCTCCGGCGGTCTTGGTTTTGAATCTGCCTCGCGTCAAGCTGAACTTGTCACCATGTTAGAATTGAATCCAAAGGCATATCAACAATTATGCGATAACTGCCAAGCATTAAAGGCGAATAATATCGATGTGATAAAAACCGACACTTTGCAGTACTTAGCCAAACAAGGCGAAGCCTACGACGTGGTTTTTATCGACCCACCTTTCCACAAAGGCCTATTGAGCGAAGTTATCATACTTTTAGAGCAAAATGGCTGGTTAGCACCAAATGCTATGATTTATATCGAGACAGAGAAAGCACTCGCTATCGATTCACTACCACCACACTGGTACGCCCATAGAGAAAAAACTGCTGGGCAAGTCAGTTACCGTTTATTTGAAAGGAAAGTTCAATGA
- the gmtY gene encoding gamma-mobile-trio recombinase GmtY yields MGKYTIVCRDRYVAQSGFQVIKLRVISINGFILESFLLYQLARKNKGKSWHRENAQALCLLLDYWQATRGVFQSPRLMFEAFSNALFSGTVQETGEDHTDLRWQPRTAKQTNKLVRYISTYSEFLLEKTGGENALLNPMVKATPYEEMLNLAAYHHRKNNSFLKHTHDDSQAYKDAKRTPFISKHREPQTFQMTYTFPKERTWDVVEKGFVIRGAKANEPLYKRLDLAKVLAFLLMRFCGLRISEVPNLYISDISLDPSQTKIHLDKKIPLIKVHHPEKGIAPNEWRKAYNKPYARRDEFLKTEYSMLPRSNKNSPKRLYTGWKNPVLIPRKFYMIAYFNNSHAAELFLIYWQLYLKFQAPKNQSHPFAFSNLRDGQPLSYKALLDGQKRAVERVGLISSKSEGTTPHGLRHLYKQELNELGLEPMYIRSMMHHKNINSQNDYGELSHDSIKERMLKAENKMQAQNE; encoded by the coding sequence ATGGGTAAATATACAATTGTCTGTAGAGATAGATACGTAGCACAAAGTGGGTTCCAAGTGATTAAACTAAGAGTGATTAGTATTAATGGATTTATACTTGAATCATTTTTGCTCTACCAGTTGGCAAGGAAAAACAAAGGGAAAAGCTGGCATCGTGAAAATGCACAAGCATTATGTCTACTTCTTGATTATTGGCAGGCTACCCGAGGGGTATTCCAATCTCCAAGACTTATGTTCGAAGCTTTTTCAAATGCACTATTCTCCGGAACAGTTCAAGAAACAGGTGAAGACCACACAGACTTGAGATGGCAACCTCGCACAGCCAAACAGACTAACAAGCTAGTCAGATACATATCCACATACTCTGAGTTCTTATTGGAAAAAACAGGAGGAGAAAATGCCTTGTTGAATCCAATGGTCAAAGCCACTCCATATGAAGAAATGCTCAACTTGGCGGCTTACCATCATCGAAAGAACAACTCTTTTCTAAAGCATACCCATGACGATTCTCAAGCATATAAAGACGCAAAACGTACACCTTTCATCTCAAAGCATAGAGAGCCTCAAACATTTCAAATGACATATACGTTCCCAAAAGAAAGAACTTGGGACGTAGTAGAAAAAGGTTTTGTTATTCGGGGGGCTAAAGCAAACGAACCTTTATATAAACGCTTAGATTTAGCTAAAGTCTTAGCGTTTTTACTAATGCGCTTTTGTGGATTGAGGATATCAGAAGTGCCCAACCTATATATATCAGACATCTCTCTTGACCCCTCTCAAACGAAGATTCATCTAGATAAAAAAATACCACTTATAAAAGTACACCATCCTGAGAAAGGGATTGCTCCAAATGAATGGCGTAAGGCATACAACAAACCATATGCCCGCAGAGATGAATTCTTAAAAACTGAATATAGTATGCTTCCCAGGAGCAACAAGAACAGCCCTAAAAGGTTGTACACCGGATGGAAGAATCCAGTCTTAATCCCCAGAAAGTTCTATATGATTGCATACTTCAATAACTCTCATGCGGCAGAACTTTTCCTAATTTATTGGCAATTATACTTAAAGTTTCAAGCACCAAAAAATCAGAGTCATCCTTTCGCTTTTTCGAACCTAAGAGATGGACAACCCCTTTCTTACAAAGCTCTCCTAGATGGTCAAAAGAGAGCCGTTGAGAGAGTTGGGTTAATAAGCTCTAAAAGCGAAGGGACTACACCTCACGGACTGCGGCACTTGTATAAACAAGAACTAAATGAATTAGGCTTAGAACCTATGTACATAAGATCAATGATGCATCATAAAAACATTAACTCTCAGAATGATTATGGAGAACTCTCTCACGATTCAATCAAAGAAAGGATGCTCAAAGCAGAAAATAAAATGCAGGCTCAAAATGAATAA
- a CDS encoding VPA1269 family protein — MPYEYVVKGRNHLIPEFIDRYNNSGKIRCENFNQLTVAHELNKSDWYEVDEALIDKNDPNCVWRKAVKLKRNKGSRCYRETIFEMWSPARAIALYCLFNLPTRGQQILWLDSGEADKFKLICNGYKSIELDDKSHIVPDFKWVKNDNPLVGLQKTDNQGVLHKDGDNFVMFVNTNKTGKPYYSPYIPERLVPWLIRLRDWQTKYNPIKEPTRWTDVHFDKHIKPSNAVLTNRGTQCFLFRNPGAGNRNTDTNNYQPLKQNIFANSLAKVLYEIQDDKTPLARKRGSQYTSIYSPHTMRVSLITSLVLYGDVPLHILMKVVGHSQIMMTLHYTKMTHSNMASVLTIGEKKALERSAEHKQALMMENKIHEHKEELVIPVNSALKNPDWPQSSVLFFDYGLCPYGATECSNGGDRDVSSSSKSTPAYSAVSAGYLGKQNCFRCRHFVTGIPFYIGLLAKGNEIAEARQYVSNKVCSLNSKIEHMDVMIYKLESKGQVVSPEVRLKHKRLSNLLEQEQVRHDALGCDILSIFKLLRQTLTLFDKEEQSKSKVPLVLNTNSLSINLEEVSHHQALAEVCENAEIFLSADSNTALPRRSSSLDKMLLRNGFPAQFIHLSEDNQLKVGNQMTQLMLARLGGWGELNHVLDGKRPIDSISLQESDKLVPLSEEIQMILAKTKLLEEE; from the coding sequence TTGCCATATGAATACGTTGTAAAAGGACGTAATCACCTCATTCCCGAATTTATAGATCGTTACAACAACTCAGGAAAAATACGTTGTGAAAATTTTAATCAACTAACAGTAGCTCATGAGTTAAACAAATCAGATTGGTATGAAGTCGATGAAGCCCTGATAGATAAAAACGACCCCAATTGTGTATGGCGAAAAGCAGTTAAGCTAAAAAGAAATAAGGGGAGTAGGTGCTACCGAGAAACTATATTTGAAATGTGGTCTCCAGCAAGGGCTATTGCGTTGTATTGCTTATTTAACCTGCCTACAAGAGGGCAGCAAATCCTTTGGTTAGATTCAGGTGAGGCAGATAAATTCAAACTAATTTGTAACGGCTACAAGTCTATAGAATTAGATGATAAATCTCATATTGTGCCTGACTTTAAATGGGTCAAAAACGATAACCCTCTTGTAGGGCTTCAAAAAACAGACAATCAAGGTGTATTACATAAAGATGGAGATAACTTCGTTATGTTCGTCAACACAAACAAAACAGGTAAGCCATACTACTCTCCATATATCCCAGAAAGACTTGTGCCATGGCTTATCCGATTAAGAGATTGGCAAACGAAGTACAACCCTATCAAAGAACCAACCCGTTGGACTGACGTACATTTTGATAAACATATAAAGCCATCGAATGCAGTGCTCACAAACCGCGGGACACAATGCTTCTTATTTCGAAATCCAGGGGCTGGGAATAGAAACACTGACACAAACAACTACCAGCCGTTAAAACAGAACATATTCGCCAACTCACTTGCTAAAGTTCTTTATGAAATTCAGGATGATAAAACTCCTTTAGCTAGAAAAAGGGGTTCTCAATATACATCGATATATAGCCCTCATACGATGCGCGTAAGTCTTATTACATCGCTAGTTCTTTATGGTGATGTCCCCTTACATATTCTAATGAAAGTAGTTGGTCACTCTCAAATCATGATGACATTGCACTATACAAAAATGACACATTCCAATATGGCAAGTGTACTCACGATTGGAGAGAAAAAAGCTCTAGAGCGTTCGGCAGAACATAAACAAGCATTGATGATGGAAAACAAAATTCACGAACACAAAGAAGAGCTTGTAATTCCTGTTAACTCCGCTCTAAAGAACCCCGATTGGCCACAATCATCAGTCCTATTTTTTGATTATGGCCTTTGTCCATATGGAGCAACTGAATGTTCGAACGGCGGTGATAGAGATGTTTCCTCTTCCTCAAAAAGTACCCCCGCATACTCCGCAGTTTCAGCTGGCTATTTAGGTAAACAGAACTGCTTCAGGTGTAGGCATTTTGTTACAGGTATCCCTTTTTACATCGGGCTGCTAGCAAAAGGAAATGAAATCGCTGAAGCAAGACAATACGTCTCAAATAAAGTGTGCAGTCTCAATTCAAAAATTGAGCATATGGATGTGATGATCTACAAACTAGAATCAAAAGGACAAGTTGTTTCCCCTGAAGTTAGACTCAAGCACAAACGTTTAAGCAACTTACTAGAACAGGAGCAAGTACGCCACGATGCATTGGGCTGCGATATTTTATCGATATTCAAACTCTTAAGACAAACGTTAACTTTGTTTGATAAGGAAGAGCAATCAAAGAGCAAAGTTCCCCTAGTTCTAAACACCAACAGTTTATCAATCAACCTGGAAGAAGTATCACATCATCAAGCACTAGCGGAAGTCTGTGAGAACGCTGAAATATTCTTATCTGCAGACTCAAATACAGCACTCCCTCGTAGAAGTTCCAGTTTAGACAAGATGTTATTGCGTAATGGATTCCCTGCACAATTTATCCATTTAAGCGAAGACAATCAGCTAAAGGTTGGCAACCAAATGACTCAGCTAATGCTTGCTCGATTAGGAGGTTGGGGAGAACTCAATCATGTGCTTGATGGTAAGAGACCCATAGACTCAATATCCCTACAAGAAAGTGACAAATTAGTGCCTTTATCTGAGGAGATTCAGATGATTCTTGCAAAGACTAAACTATTGGAGGAAGAGTAA
- a CDS encoding DUF1145 domain-containing protein: MKILLILAKAAVAFVWFVLLVNIFSPFPGKAAIALYIMTAFLLFMHALQMLIFLGAFGDKVKITSWEKWSILIFGIFAMLDIRRKYMT, encoded by the coding sequence ATGAAAATTCTGCTGATATTAGCAAAAGCCGCGGTTGCTTTTGTTTGGTTTGTTCTCTTAGTGAATATCTTCTCTCCATTTCCGGGAAAAGCGGCTATCGCACTGTACATCATGACCGCGTTTCTACTGTTTATGCATGCACTTCAAATGCTGATTTTCCTTGGTGCATTTGGAGACAAAGTCAAAATCACTAGTTGGGAGAAATGGTCGATATTAATTTTTGGTATTTTTGCCATGCTAGACATTCGTAGAAAATACATGACCTAG
- the gmtX gene encoding gamma-mobile-trio protein GmtX, producing the protein MKEAKSKKAKQSLKIINQVCLEQLQTGQKNFSIINIGELSAKSLGPSTQAIRNKSGHLYHSLIKTYAETFKKEPTFNSRLNEHSWVNDIESPSARWLVRDLIADKSKLIAEVNQLKVDLLNAEVPVQVFDTAPLHSELNQLSNTITLTSSEANALKSSIDPKYLDMKGLKTGEFGEILDMNDFVIFKPGFFSAIEKTLKLNNSEEN; encoded by the coding sequence TTGAAAGAAGCAAAATCAAAGAAAGCTAAGCAAAGCCTAAAGATCATTAACCAGGTTTGTTTAGAACAATTACAAACCGGACAAAAGAACTTTTCCATCATCAATATTGGGGAGCTTTCAGCAAAGAGTTTAGGCCCTTCAACACAGGCTATTCGCAACAAATCAGGGCATCTATACCATAGCTTAATAAAAACATACGCAGAAACATTCAAGAAAGAACCAACGTTCAACTCTCGTCTAAATGAGCATAGTTGGGTCAATGATATTGAGAGTCCATCTGCAAGGTGGCTTGTGCGAGATTTGATAGCTGACAAGAGTAAATTGATTGCGGAAGTGAATCAGTTAAAAGTGGACTTATTGAATGCTGAAGTACCGGTTCAAGTATTTGATACCGCCCCCCTTCACAGTGAGCTTAATCAATTATCAAATACCATTACACTTACTAGTTCAGAAGCTAACGCCTTAAAATCATCAATAGACCCTAAATACCTTGATATGAAAGGTCTCAAAACTGGCGAATTTGGTGAAATTTTAGACATGAACGATTTTGTAATCTTTAAGCCGGGCTTTTTTAGTGCTATCGAAAAAACACTCAAATTAAACAACAGTGAAGAGAACTAG